CGAGGTGGGCGTCGAGCACTCCGGCCATGAACGCGTCGCCGGCCCCGTTGGTGTCGAGCACCTCGACGGGCACCGCAGCGACCTCGGTCAGGGACATCCGCTCGTCGTCGTTGTCGTCACCTTCGTCGCGAGAGACCGCGATCGCGCCCTGCGCCCCCAGCGTGCAGACGACGACGGATGCCCCGCCGCGCACGCACTCCGCCATGAACGGTCGCGGGTCGTCGCCGATGCGGTCGGCGTTCATGAAGATCCAGTCGGCGGCCTCGATGAACGGGCGGTGGAAGTCGGCGCTGCCGTCGTAGTCGTGGATGTCGGTCCAGATCGGCCGGCCGGTCGCCCGCGCCGCGCCGATGAGCCCGCGCGAACGTTCGGAGAGATCGAGCACGATCGCCGGGGCATCCGCCATCGCCTGCGCCAGTTCGGCCGACGGCGGCGTGCCCGGGTCGGCGGGCGCGCTCAGGTAGAGGGAGACGCGCTCGCCCTGCCGGGTCATGAGGTTCAGGTGGCTCTCGGTGCGCGCGACGGCGAGGCTCGCGAGCGCGACACCGGATGCCTCGAGCGCGCCCTGCACGCGGCGGCCCTCGTCATCGTCGCCGATGAGGGCGTGCAGCAGCACGGGCCTGCCGAGGCCCGCGAGTCCGAGCGCCTTGCCGGCCGAGGTGCCGCCGATCGTCTCGTAGTCGTCGAGCGCGAACTGCATGTGGGGCACCGGCTCGGGCAGCTGCTCGAGGTAGACGATGCGGTTCCAGGCGGCCGGGCCCGAGATGACGATGGGTGCGCTCATGGTTGGCCAGCGTAGCGGCGGCCACCGGCCGCCAGCCGCCAGCCGCCAGCCGCCGCGCCAGCGCGCCGGTACCACCACGTGAGGACCCGATGGGCGCCCGAGTCCCTCCGTCTCCCATCGCCAGCAGCACTCGGGCGCCCATCGGGTCCTCAGCCGCGGCCTGACGACGGGTTCCGGGCGGGCACTGATGCCGCGTCGTGTCGCGAGGTCGACGCTCATCATGAGGAACACTCACGAGAGGAGCGCGCCATGTCGGTCGGCATCGGGGGAGTGGAGCTCTACATGGGGCCGACCGCGGTCGGCGGTCCCGACGATCTCGACCTGGCGATCCGCGACTTCATCGACGGTGCGCAGCACAGCCTCGCGATCGCCGTGCAGGAGATCGACTCGCGACCGATCGCCCGGGCGATCCTCGCGGCGAAGCAGCGCGGGGTGCGCGTGCGGGTCATCCTCGAGGGCGACTACCTGACCGAGGAGAAGGCGCTCGACGACCCGTGGGGCGTCACCGGCGCCCAC
The sequence above is a segment of the Agromyces hippuratus genome. Coding sequences within it:
- a CDS encoding carbohydrate kinase family protein; protein product: MSAPIVISGPAAWNRIVYLEQLPEPVPHMQFALDDYETIGGTSAGKALGLAGLGRPVLLHALIGDDDEGRRVQGALEASGVALASLAVARTESHLNLMTRQGERVSLYLSAPADPGTPPSAELAQAMADAPAIVLDLSERSRGLIGAARATGRPIWTDIHDYDGSADFHRPFIEAADWIFMNADRIGDDPRPFMAECVRGGASVVVCTLGAQGAIAVSRDEGDDNDDERMSLTEVAAVPVEVLDTNGAGDAFMAGVLDAHLGGAALEDALEAGARHAATVLTTRHLHPALDRVL